One Candidatus Dependentiae bacterium genomic window, GTTTAGCACTTTGCGCTCATATCATCACGGAATTACCAATTGTTTATGCACATGAATATGGACATTATTTTGGTTATTTTTTAACTGGATCATTTGGTGGCGTAGTAAATGTTGAATGTAAGTTAGGGCAGCATTTATTAGCCGTATTTATGCCTTTTTTTGGCTCATATATGGGATTTGGAAAGGAAAGTATAATAGGTACTACCGCTGGTCCATTAGCAGGGATGGCTTCTAACTATGCAATTATGGTGGCGACAAATGCTTTACACAAAAAAATGAAATACAATCTATCAAATAAAGAAACTTTACAACAAAGTATGAGTTCTCCTCGGGATGCATATAAAGATCTTTCAAATGAGATCACGCGTATTTTTGTTGAACAAGCTAATTATAAAATACTCTCATTTTCAGATATATTTATGATGACATTTAATATTTTAAAAAGCTCAAAAATGTTTGGTGAATTTATTTATGGCTTAACGCCAATTAGTATTCCCGATGGTGATGGCGATAAACTTTGGAAGATGTTTGGGCTTAAAAAAGATCTTACAGTTAATTTTTTAACAAGTTTTGCTTTAGGAGCATTTCCAACCTTTGCAACAGTTATATATGGAGTTGCAAGGGGTGTTTATCTAAATACGCAACCATAGAAATTTTTCAAAATTTTAGCATTGTAGGGTAGTAAGCTATAATGTAAAACGTTATTGTAGAGCTTTGTATGAATATGACAGCTTTAAATTCAATAATTTCTCTAATTTGAACCTGTCTGCTAGTCCAATATTATTTGGTGATTGGCAGGTTATCCTGAAAGGAGTTGCAAAATTTTAACTATACGTAGCGATTGTTATATGAAAGTCTATAGCAACACCTTTATAGTCAGGTTTGCTCGGTAAGTTATATTTTGCACGGAGCTGGATGAGTGAAGGTGAAGATATTATTAATACAAGATATTGTTTATTTCCCAAAGTAACATGATTAAAGTTTTTTATAGAAAAGCTATGATTTTTTCCAATATCATCTGTGTGTAATGTTATATTTTCTTCTGGATATGCAATAGTAATATGTGCTCCAATCATTTCAGGTTTAGAAAAATAATCTGGTTTTTGTGCTTTAGTGTTATCTAATAATTTATACAAGTCATGGATATACTCATCTTTAATTTTAAGAAAAGAATATTCGTTTTGTTGTATCACAATGCCTGTATTATCTAATTTTTTTGCTTTTTGTATGAGTGCTTTATTATGTAGTGTTTTAATAAGTAAGGTAGGTAAAGTAGTCATGATGTACCTAGATTATTATATGGCTTTGGGCAATATATTAAAAAATATCATTTTTTTACTTGTTGACCAATCAAAAGTTCGAAGTGCATAATAACTCCTCTACTATACTACGCTGCTTGCGCAGTTTCGTATGGCACGACCATTTATTATTAGTGAATCTTTTCGATGTTTTTGTATCAGCCTTCTTATGATGTCTCATCATCCTAATTATTTGCCAATGTTTCATAACTTATTTATGATCTTTTTTAAATCAATGTATGGTCTAAAAAGGAAATAAAGGAGATATATGAATACCAAGCTTCTAAGTTTATTTTTAGTGGCAGGTTTATTTCATCAGGCTCGATCAGAAGTAACGATTGAGCAATTTCAAGAAGAACGGGACATGTCGGCTATTGAAGAAATTTTAAAAGCATATCCAACTCTTACTCATGAGTCTCATGGGTGTGCCGATGGTACAACAAAAAAATATCTATCCAGTACTGATTATATGACGCATGTTATACGGGTGGACGGTAACACTATAGGTTTTATAAATTATGCTACAAAGCCAATATTTTATGTTAAACATTTTTTGGATCCACTCAAGCTGATTAGTTGGTATTTTAGTGGATATGGATTTATACAATTAATTGGTATTGATACAAAGTATCAGCATCAAGGCTATGGCAGACAACTTTTACACTATGCATTGCAGAAGCTCAAAAAACAAGGAGTTTCTAAAGTAATGTTATGTACTGATTTGGATAATACCATTAATCATAATTTTTACGAAAAAGAAGGTTTTGAGCGTGAATTTTCTGCTCCAATACAAAATATATTACCAAATTTATTTTATATAAAAGTATTGAATGCGCAGAATCTATAATATAAAAATAAGTTTTTGTAGTTTTGATAACCACCTATTGTGAGGTGGTTATTTTATTTTTATAGTAATTTTGTTTTGAATGTTTTCAAAAAAGGAAGATGGTATGAAGACAAAAAAGTCATTGCCTTTGGCAAAAGTATATCAATTGATTGAACCAGGCCCGGTTGTTATGGTTACTACTGCATACAAGAGTAAACCAAATATTATGACTATGTCATGGCTTACCATGGTGGAATTTGAACCACCACTTATTGCATGCATTATGAGTGAAGATAATTATTCATTTGCGGCACTCAAAAAAACAAAAGAGTGTGTTATCAATATTCCTACAGTGGAACTTATACAAGAGGTTGTTGGTATTGGCAATACTACCGGATCAAAGATTGATAAGTTTAAGAAATTTGAATTGTCTGCTGAACCAGCATCGCATGTAGAAATACCGATGATACAAGAATGTTATGCTAATCTTGAGTGCAAGGTAGTTGATACAAAAATGGTATCAAAATATAACTTGTTTATTCTTGAGGTGGTCAAAGCGTGGGTAAGTACTACTAAAAAACAAGTTAAGATGATACATCATGCTGGCAATGGTGTATTTATAGTTGATGGCAAGATCATTAGAACACACTCACACAAAAAGTAAGCGTAATTAATGTTTATATACTGAACATATGTAAATATTGCCCAATATAATAATAAAGCGGAATGCCAATAATGATATTAAAGGGTAGTGTAACACCTAGCGCGAGAGGTAGATATATAGCTTCTTGCGCATCAGGTGCTTGTGTGCGCATAACTGCTGGTACGGCGATATATGATGCGCTTGAAGTAAGTACTGCAAAAAGTAGTACTGACCCGAAATGTTCAGCAAATTGAGAAGCTACCAATAATCCTATGCATCCATTAATAATGGGCATGCCGATAGCAAAACCAAGAAGCGCAGGGCTGAACTGTTTAATAGCATTTTTTTGTGTTGCAATTTTTGTGCCAATATCAATCATGAACAATATGAGTATGGCAGTGAATGGCCAGATTATTGCTTGGCTGATAAAGTCTATTGGATATTGGCTTAAAAAAAGTCCGCTCGCAAATCCGATAAAAATAAAGCTTAATTTTTTGCAGGTTAACATTGCCTGCATAATATTTTTCAATAATGGAAATAGGCCAAGGTTATGTTGATCATGTTTTATAATCCATAATCCCGTGATGATAGCAGGAATTTCCATGATACCAGCAACAGCAGGCATAAATCGGCCATAGGTTATTGCCCGCTCATTTAAAAAGGTAACTGCCGTAATAAATGTTACAATGCTGATGGATCCGTATTCTGCAGCAATGACTGCTATTGTTTCTCTATGTAATGTAGTTATTTTTCTTAGAATGTAATAATGAATGAGTGGCTGTATGAACCCTAATAATATTCCGATGATTGCCAACCTACCAAGCGGGCTGGTTGTACATTGATCAATAGCACCATAACACAAACCACCTTTAAAACCTATGGTGAAAATAAGATATATAGAAATTAATTCAACAAAAGCACTTGGTAGTTTTAATGTGGCGTATGTACCAATAAAGCCACCAACCAATAAACTTATTATTGCGGGATTTGTGAGTAACTGAGCAAATGCATTCATAAAAAAATACCATACAAAAATGTTATAATTCAAATTTAAGAATAAGATAAAATAGTACGTCACGCAACTGCAATGTCATTTGCAAGCGTTTAATTAAGTAAACAGGGTAGTGAGCAATTAATTGAAGTAGATTATTATTGTACCTGTAATTAGCTTGACAAGATATGTTGATATGGGAAATTACTGTATGTTACTCTGGTGTTAACATCTAATATTAAGGAGATAGTATGAAGCGTAGTCACCTCATTATGTTGTTGCTCGTAGTTTTATGTATACAAGGAGTATCAGCACATAAAGACTTACCACAACAAATGCCAGCAAAACCACAAACTATTACCACTACTTTGCAAAGTATGTACAAGCGTATGTCGCAAGATTCAACAGCATTGCTTGCAGCGTTTGGATTTATTTTGATCTTGGCGTATAGTGCGTCACAATATGATATGTAACCTTTAGTTTTATATCTCGGTTGATCTTACGTATAGTTCATATCTTGAGCGAGCAGATCACAAGTATACGTGCTATTTAATTGGTCACAGTGATGGTCAGAAAAATTTATTATGGCATTGGTTAATAATCGATATATGTACACCGGCACCCGCATGGAATGGCAAGATGCAGTGCTAGAGTTGTTAATTACTGTGAACCATCCTATAATGGTAAAAAATTTTAAAACAAGGAAGTAGCATGAAGCGTAATAACATAATTATGCTAGTATTATTAGGATTAAGTCTTCAGAGTGTATTAGCAAACAAAAATATACCGCAGCAAGTACTCGTTGCACCGCAAGCAGTAGTACAACAATATCAGACAACAGATAATATATCCCGATATGCAAAACTGATAACAATATCTGTAACTGCATTACTGCTATATGCTACACAAGCACTTCTTTTGGCGCCTGATGAAATGGGTATGCGTCTTTGCCCTTGTCCAGACAACCCCAAATTTACTGGTATACGAGTTGCCGCGAAGATAAACGAACTTTGCTGGTGTCTAGATTAAGGAATCAGGGTTGATCTTGCAGGGAGTTCATATTATGCTCTCAGCACGTAGTTTCTAATGAAGTGTTGGGAGCATTTTTTATGCAATATTATCAGAAATCGGTAGAGGAAGTTGCCTCGCAACTAAAAACGAATACAAACACAGGGTTATCACAACAAGCAGTGGCCGAACATAGGCAAACATATGGCGCTAACAGGTTGCCTGATGTCAAACAGCGTGGCTGGGTATCTATTTTTTTAAGTCAGTTTCAAAGTCCTTTGATTTATATTTTGCTTATTGCTGCTACTATTATATTTTTTGTTGGTGAAGATAAATTAGACGCATTTATTATTAGTGGTGTTCTTTTTTTGAATGCTATTGTTGGTACTATTCAAGAAGGGCGTACCAAAAATATTATTGCTAGTTTGAAACGGTTTATCAAAACAACCACTGTTGTAGTGCGTGATGGTACCAAAATGGTAGTTGATGATAGTGATTTGGCAGTCGGCGATATTGTTTTATTACAAGAAGGGCAACGTGTGCCGGCTGATGCCCGTGTGATAGAGTCAAATAATATGCTAGTTGAGGAGTCAGCACTGACAGGCGAATCACAGGCTATCCATAAAACAGAAGCATTACTTACCGATGAAGTACCATTAGCAGAACGTACCAACATGGTATACAAGGGCACCTATGTCATGGCTGGCTCAGGTAAAGCAATCGTTACTGCAGTTGGTGTAGATACAGAGATTGGTAAAATCCATAAAACAGTTGAAGAAATTCAGACAGATATCCCGCTCAGAAAAGAATTAGAACATCTTTCATATGTAATATTGCTATTTATTTTAGCAATGTGTGTTTTTTTATTTGTAATAGGTTTTGCAACTGGCAGACCATTGACTGAACTGCTTGTTATACTGACCGCATTGTTTATTTGTGTAGTACCAGAAGGATTGCCGGTTGTACTGACACTTGTTTTAGTCACAGGTGCGCTCAGAATGGCAAAGCGCAATGTACTTGCCAAAAATTTGCAAGCAGTTGAATCGCTTGGACGTGCAGATGTAATTGTTATTGATAAAACAGGCACATTAACGCGCAATGAGTTGGTAGTTTCACGCATATATGCCGATGATATAGATTATATGGTTACCGGCCAAGGTTATTATGCAGAAGGTCAGGTACTCAAAGATGGGGTTGTTGTTGAAGCCCCAGCGCCTTCAAGTGCGTTATACCAAATGGGTGTTGCTGCATCATTACTCAATACTGCAGAAATTACCTATTTATCAAAATTAGGCTTATTTGATATCAAGGGAGACCCAACGGAAGCAGCGCTGCTTATAGCATCGCAAAAGCTTGGGTTTACGCACGATGCACTAGCAAAAGAGTATAAAAAAATATATGAGATACCATTTGATTCGCAATTAAAGTACCATGCTGGTTTTTTTAAACATGATGACCAAGTGATTGCATATGTAATTGGTGCGCCTGAAGCTCTGATTGATCGTATGATTGGCACAAAAAGTGCTGCAGAGCAAGAGCTGGTAACATTGCTTGATGATGGACTGCGTGTAGTGGCCATTGGAGCAAAAACATGTAAGCCATCTGATATACCGAGTGATCAGCTAGAAGAAAGTGAGCAGCGTGCACAGTATAAAAAGTTATTAGAAAACGAGGTGACATTACTTGGTTTTATGGGGATTCAAGATTCAATACGTCCGGAAGTTGAGCGTGTAGTCTATACAGCACGTGAGGCTGGGTTACATATTATTATGGCTACCGGTGATCATGAAAAAACGGCATTATATGTCGCAAAGAAAACAGATATTTTTAGCGAAGGTGATGAAGTGCTTGATGGTGCTCAATTTGATGCGTTATCTGATGATCAGCTGAAAGATAAACTTGCGCATGTTACGGTATTTTCACGCGTAACACCTCAGCAAAAAATGCGCATTATTCAATTGCTCCATGATCAGCACAAAATAGTTGCCATGACGGGTGATGGAATCAATGACGCACCATCGTTAGTTGCAGCAGATTTGGGTATTGCTATGGGTAGTATTGGTACTGAGGTAGCAAAAGCAGCAGCAGACCTCATATTGTTGGATGATTCATTTGTTAATATCATGAATGCGGTGGAAGAAGGGCGACATATTTTTTATACATTGCGCAAGGTAATTCTGTATTTTTTTGCAACTAATATGGGCGAAATATTAATTGTATTATTTGCTCTTATGACGGGGTTGCCATTACCAATTACTGCAGCGCAAATTCTATGGCTTAATTTAGTCACGGATGGATTTTTGGATATAGGGCTTTCTTTGGAGCCTAAGGAGCCCGGTTTACTATCTAAAGATTGGTTGCAAAAAAAGTTACGGTTGGTTGATAGTACTTTGTTATTAAAAATGTTATTTATGGCTATTCCTATGGGCATTGGCTCGTTATGTGTGTTTTGGCATTATTATGAAGTTAATATAACGTATGCACGTACAATGACGTTATTGACCATGGCAATGTTTCAATGGTTTAACGCTTGGAATTGTCGCTCAGAAACGCAATCTATATTCAAACTCGGACTTTTTACAAATAGATGGTTGATTGCTGCAACACTGCTTGTGTTAAGTTTGCAATTTTTACTTATATATGCGCCATTTATGAATTATATTTTCAAAACAGTGCCACTTGATATACATGATTGGCTTGTAGTAGTAGCAGTTTCTGCACCAATTGTACTCTTGGAGGAGGTGCGAAAGTTTATAGTACACACATGGCTCAGACGGGCCTAGTTGACTATTTTAGACATGCGTCTAAACTTATTAACTAGAATATTTTGAAAGCGAGAGCGTGTACAAACAGCATTTATGAAAGGATCTCTATGAATAAAAAAATTATGACACTTGCCGCAGCGGGTATGCTCGGGTTAGGCAATATGGCTCATGGTGCAGCAGATGCCAACTTAAAGATCGGTACTATGAATATTATGGAACTGATGAGAGATTCAGAAGCAGGCAAGAAAGCGACTCAAGAAATGGAAGCAAAACGTGAAGCACTAACTGCATCTATTCAGAAAGATGAACAAGCTTTAAGTAAAGCAGTCGATGAGTACAATAGTAAAAAAGCTGCTATTAGTGCAGATGCGCGTGAAAAAGAAGAAACACGCTTGATGGGCTTGCGTAATGATCTAGAAAACAAAATCAAAAAGTCAGAAGATGAACTAAAGCGTGCTATGCAGTATGCAAGTGAAAGCCTTACTCAACAAGCACAAGCAGTTATCGATGAATACGGCAAAGTAAATAATTATGACCTTATACAAGATACTGCTTCTGGTCGTATCGTGTATCGCTCAGAAAAAACAGATTTGACCAAAACACTTGTTGCAAACATGGATGCAGCATCTAAAAAACAAGTTACAGATGGTAAAAAAATTACCCCAAAAACAGCGGTAGCTGCAACTACTAAGCCAGCTGACAAAAAAGCAGCAGCATAATAAATATTTTTTAGTAAATAAAAATACAAGCGGTTGATGTATTCATCAGCCGCTATATTTTTATAATAGGTATTAAAAAAGGTTTGAGGAAATGAATTTTGCACTCATTACTATAGATAATAAACATGGATTGGCCGGTTGCATTGCTGATGCTATGAACAAAATGCTCCATGAGGCCATTGTAAAAAAATTTGCAGATGGTGAAATGTCAGTTACCGTAGACAATCCAACCTATTGGATAGGTAACAAGGCGGTGATTATTCAATCGACCAATAATCCCGTGCATGAACATATTATGCAAGTTGCTTTTTTAGCCCAAGAATTAAAACATGCTGGGGCTACGCAAGTTATTGCCGTAATTCCTTATTTTGGGTATGCACGGCATGATGCAAGCACTATATTTGGCAAACCGGGACATGCACAAGTGCTTGCACGATTACTTGAAGAGGCGGGTGTAGATGAATTGATAACGGTTGAGTTACACAAATCTTCTATAAAAAATTTTTTTTCTATTCCTGTACGCAATATTCAATTGACTGATTTTATTGCACACTATATAGCAGAATCAATTGACCTATCTGCAGGTGCATGTTTGTTGGCGCCTGATGAAGGTGCTCGCGAACGAGTACAAACCATTGCATATAAACTTGTACTTGATTGTGTGGTATTACACAAGGAGCGCTATGAGCCAAATAAAACTCGTGTAATTGGTATGGAAGGTGGTGACTGTGCGGATAAGGCAATTATTGTAGTTGATGATATTATTGATACAGGTGGTACGGCAATCAAAGCATGTGCAAAAATAAAAGAACATGGGGCGCGTGAGGTATATGGGTTATTTGTACATCCTGTGCTTTCAGGCGATGCGTGTGAGCGCATAGAGGCAAGTCTATTCAAGAAAATTTTTGTCAGTAATACCATAGAGCTTTCTGCGCATACATTAAACACAAAAATACATACATTTGATATAACCTCACTGATAGTGCAAGAAATATACAAGTCTTTTGCAACACCTGCAATAGCAAATCATGAAGTTCGGTATAATGCAATGCACATACGTGGAGATTAATTTGGTATGAATAAGAACCTACTTGCAGATGTAGAAATCAAAGCAATTATTGGTCTGGGAAATCCGGGTCCTAAATTTTTTTATCAGCGGCACAATATCGGGTTCAGGGTACTTGATAAATTGGCTATGCATTATGATGCTACCTGGCAGGCAAGAGAACATATGGAATATGCAAATATTTCTATTAATGGTCATCAGGTCATACTTATCAAACCTCAGACATTTATGAATAGTTCAGGTAAGGTAATTCCATTTCTACTCAAAAAAGGAATTGAAGCTCAACATATCTTGGTAGTTCATGATGAGCTCGAGCAGCCATTTGGTAAACTGTCTTTTAAAATAGGCGGTAGTGCAAAAGGTCACAATGGATTGCGTTCTATTATGGAATTTTGTGGCCAAGATTTTGCACGTCTGCGATTTGGTATTGGTCGTCCAGAGCGCAAAGAGGACGTCGGCAATTATGTGTTGCAGAACTTTAGCGAAGACCCTGCAGAAATTGACCAATTAATTAATGATGCAGTCCGTATGATAGAAGAATTATATGTATAGTTCTGCAGAGCACGCAGGATTATAATTACTTACTTTGTGTTGCAATTTTACCATTACCGTTTACAATATGCAGTTTTTTGGTTGCCGGATCTTGTTGTACGCGTACCGTATAGTTACCACATAAAAATCCAAATACCGGAACTACTATTTCTTCTTTACCAAATTTAGGACGATAATTTTTAATTTGTAATCCTTCTACCGGGCCTGACTTACCAATAATATTTACTGAACCTGTGCAGCATATATCGGTATCAACGGTGTCTTGTTGTCCTGGTTGCAGTAGGCGAACCTGTTTTTTGCATGATCCGAGTAAAATTGATATTTCTATATCGCCTTCAGTTTCATTACTTAATTGGATTTTATACGCCCATGCGCCAGCAGTATACAGTGAACCGATAATCGTAAGTATTAATAATTTTTTTATATTCATGGTTTATTTCCTACTATTTATAAGAATATCTAATGAATTTTTCACCTTTATTGTTTACGGCAGGTGAGAACGTATACGTATTATTACCGCATCGGATGCCACCGGCACCCATTTGTCCCGGGTAGCGACCAGTATAGCCATTTAATTGGCCACTTACCGCTTTTAATTCAATCCTTACTACACATGAGATACCAGGATTTTCAATAGTTTTAGAAGCACCGGGTTGCAAGTCTATGGTCGAAGTAGACCATGCATCATGAACCACCTTCAGTTGTATGGTGCTATCTGTTTTGTTAACAAAGGTGTTTTTCCAGCCGGCATAGCTGGCCATGGGGTATAGGGCGGTGAGCCCTAAGGCTATCAATAATTTTTTACCTAATTTCATACTGGTCCTTTTTTTAAGCAAATTACTCCCTAATACTTAAAGTAAAGGATTATTATCTTAAAAGGCAATAGAATAGGTAAAAAATTAAATAATACAGAAATTGGGAGCCTATGGCAGAACAATATGCTAAGCCAATGGCGTATTACTATTCCTCATGCAATTTTTGATACTGATCATTTTTATAAGTAAATAGACCTATAAGTTTTGCCAATAGAGAACCTATCGATTTTTTAAATTCTTTTGTGGTTTTTTCATAGTCTATAGGGATGCAAGAACTATTTTCTGCGGTTAAAGCATAGGCGCGCATAGATCTTAGGGTTGTCTTTTTGTATCGAGGATTATCTTCGATGACGTTGATATGCCCAAGTATAGGAAACCCACAAGCCCAACCATATGAGAATAGGATGGCAAGCATTACACATTTTTTCATGGCTCTCCCTTAATTATCTATTTCTGTTTTATCAACCACTCAGTCATAGACTCTTTCAATTTTGCATCAAATTTACCTCCACCGCCCTGGAGTGAATTTTTTTTGCCACCACCCCTGAGTCCATGTTCATCTTGCAACCATGAGCCAAATTTTTGCAAGTTAATGGTGTCAAAAAATTTTTCTGCGAGTTCAGCAAAGAAGAATGAGCGGCCATCTAATTGACTGATCACAAAATAAAATCCTGGATGCTGTTTATTGAGTGCATGTGCAATATCGCGTAGTTCATCCCCGGCAAAATTTTGCAAATCCAAAAATAAGAATGGTAACCCATTAATAGTTTCAATGTGTTGTAGCCAGACAGGAATTTGTGTTTGCCAAAGCTGGGTGCGCAGTTGTTTAATATGTGTTTGTAGCTCTTTGGTTTGTTCTTTAAATTTTAGTACTGTGTGTAAAACTTCTTCACGTTTTACTTTAAATTCTTGGCTCAATTGTTTGATAGTATCAAATGTATCATGAAATAATTCAGTGGCGCGTGGACCAGTCACTGCAATAATACGACGATGTCCTGCAGATAGGGAAATAACATCAGTAATTTTGAAGGTACCGATTACGCCAGTGCGTGGTACGTGGGTACCGCCACACAGTTCCACAGAAAAATCTTCAACTTTAATCATACGTACATTTTCTGGTTTGTATTTATCACCAAAGAACGCAAGAGCTCCTTTATTAAGTGCATCTTTGAGTGTGGTATATATTACATCAACCGGAATATCTGCACGTATTTTTTCATTTACTAGTTCTTCTACTTTCTTGATATCTTCTGCGGTAAGATTCTCATGGTAGCTAAAATCGAATCGCAAGTAATCTGGATGTACCAATGAACCAGCCTGCTTAATATGAGTACCAAACAATTGTATAAGTGCTGCTTGCAACAAGTGAGTAGCCGTATGATTTTTCATAGCATTTGTACGCCAAGTTTCATCAACGATTGAGGTTACCTTGTCACCAACTTTAATATCGATTGGTGCGGTAATTTGTGCGCCAATTGCGGTGTTGATAAATCGTACACTTTCTAAGGGTGCTTTGTGATCTTTAATAATCAACCAACCATGATCAGGTACTTGGCCACCACCAACGATAAAAAATGGTGATTTTCGGGTGATTACATAGCAAACTTGTCCTTTGGCTACTGAGGTGACCGGTTGGTCATTATGCACGAGTGCAATAACCTCAGAATCAGTTTCAAGTTCTTTGTATCCGGTAAATTCAGAGGTGATTTCT contains:
- the prs gene encoding ribose-phosphate diphosphokinase yields the protein MNFALITIDNKHGLAGCIADAMNKMLHEAIVKKFADGEMSVTVDNPTYWIGNKAVIIQSTNNPVHEHIMQVAFLAQELKHAGATQVIAVIPYFGYARHDASTIFGKPGHAQVLARLLEEAGVDELITVELHKSSIKNFFSIPVRNIQLTDFIAHYIAESIDLSAGACLLAPDEGARERVQTIAYKLVLDCVVLHKERYEPNKTRVIGMEGGDCADKAIIVVDDIIDTGGTAIKACAKIKEHGAREVYGLFVHPVLSGDACERIEASLFKKIFVSNTIELSAHTLNTKIHTFDITSLIVQEIYKSFATPAIANHEVRYNAMHIRGD
- a CDS encoding sodium-dependent bicarbonate transport family permease codes for the protein MNAFAQLLTNPAIISLLVGGFIGTYATLKLPSAFVELISIYLIFTIGFKGGLCYGAIDQCTTSPLGRLAIIGILLGFIQPLIHYYILRKITTLHRETIAVIAAEYGSISIVTFITAVTFLNERAITYGRFMPAVAGIMEIPAIITGLWIIKHDQHNLGLFPLLKNIMQAMLTCKKLSFIFIGFASGLFLSQYPIDFISQAIIWPFTAILILFMIDIGTKIATQKNAIKQFSPALLGFAIGMPIINGCIGLLVASQFAEHFGSVLLFAVLTSSASYIAVPAVMRTQAPDAQEAIYLPLALGVTLPFNIIIGIPLYYYIGQYLHMFSI
- a CDS encoding OmpH family outer membrane protein; protein product: MNKKIMTLAAAGMLGLGNMAHGAADANLKIGTMNIMELMRDSEAGKKATQEMEAKREALTASIQKDEQALSKAVDEYNSKKAAISADAREKEETRLMGLRNDLENKIKKSEDELKRAMQYASESLTQQAQAVIDEYGKVNNYDLIQDTASGRIVYRSEKTDLTKTLVANMDAASKKQVTDGKKITPKTAVAATTKPADKKAAA
- the pth gene encoding aminoacyl-tRNA hydrolase, with the protein product MNKNLLADVEIKAIIGLGNPGPKFFYQRHNIGFRVLDKLAMHYDATWQAREHMEYANISINGHQVILIKPQTFMNSSGKVIPFLLKKGIEAQHILVVHDELEQPFGKLSFKIGGSAKGHNGLRSIMEFCGQDFARLRFGIGRPERKEDVGNYVLQNFSEDPAEIDQLINDAVRMIEELYV
- a CDS encoding HAD-IC family P-type ATPase, with the translated sequence MQYYQKSVEEVASQLKTNTNTGLSQQAVAEHRQTYGANRLPDVKQRGWVSIFLSQFQSPLIYILLIAATIIFFVGEDKLDAFIISGVLFLNAIVGTIQEGRTKNIIASLKRFIKTTTVVVRDGTKMVVDDSDLAVGDIVLLQEGQRVPADARVIESNNMLVEESALTGESQAIHKTEALLTDEVPLAERTNMVYKGTYVMAGSGKAIVTAVGVDTEIGKIHKTVEEIQTDIPLRKELEHLSYVILLFILAMCVFLFVIGFATGRPLTELLVILTALFICVVPEGLPVVLTLVLVTGALRMAKRNVLAKNLQAVESLGRADVIVIDKTGTLTRNELVVSRIYADDIDYMVTGQGYYAEGQVLKDGVVVEAPAPSSALYQMGVAASLLNTAEITYLSKLGLFDIKGDPTEAALLIASQKLGFTHDALAKEYKKIYEIPFDSQLKYHAGFFKHDDQVIAYVIGAPEALIDRMIGTKSAAEQELVTLLDDGLRVVAIGAKTCKPSDIPSDQLEESEQRAQYKKLLENEVTLLGFMGIQDSIRPEVERVVYTAREAGLHIIMATGDHEKTALYVAKKTDIFSEGDEVLDGAQFDALSDDQLKDKLAHVTVFSRVTPQQKMRIIQLLHDQHKIVAMTGDGINDAPSLVAADLGIAMGSIGTEVAKAAADLILLDDSFVNIMNAVEEGRHIFYTLRKVILYFFATNMGEILIVLFALMTGLPLPITAAQILWLNLVTDGFLDIGLSLEPKEPGLLSKDWLQKKLRLVDSTLLLKMLFMAIPMGIGSLCVFWHYYEVNITYARTMTLLTMAMFQWFNAWNCRSETQSIFKLGLFTNRWLIAATLLVLSLQFLLIYAPFMNYIFKTVPLDIHDWLVVVAVSAPIVLLEEVRKFIVHTWLRRA
- a CDS encoding GNAT family N-acetyltransferase translates to MNTKLLSLFLVAGLFHQARSEVTIEQFQEERDMSAIEEILKAYPTLTHESHGCADGTTKKYLSSTDYMTHVIRVDGNTIGFINYATKPIFYVKHFLDPLKLISWYFSGYGFIQLIGIDTKYQHQGYGRQLLHYALQKLKKQGVSKVMLCTDLDNTINHNFYEKEGFEREFSAPIQNILPNLFYIKVLNAQNL
- a CDS encoding flavin reductase family protein, whose amino-acid sequence is MKTKKSLPLAKVYQLIEPGPVVMVTTAYKSKPNIMTMSWLTMVEFEPPLIACIMSEDNYSFAALKKTKECVINIPTVELIQEVVGIGNTTGSKIDKFKKFELSAEPASHVEIPMIQECYANLECKVVDTKMVSKYNLFILEVVKAWVSTTKKQVKMIHHAGNGVFIVDGKIIRTHSHKK